Below is a window of Halarcobacter anaerophilus DNA.
TGATAACTCTAAAAGAAGCACTAACTTTAAACGGTGAGGAAATTGAAAAATTAAGAGAAGATTTAAGCTCAAAAATCAAAGAGAGTAATATAGGTGCTTATGTAGAACAATTAACAAACAAAGAAGTTACAACATCAAGTGACGGTATTCCTATAGCTATTAAAGATATTATAAATGTAAAAAATTGGAATATAACTTGTTGTAGCAATATTCTTCAAGGATATGTAAGTCCATATGATGCAACAGTAATTAAAAATTTAAGAAATTCAGGACTTAGCCCTTTCGGTCGTACAAATATGGATGAATTTGCGATGGGAAGTTCAACAGACAGTTCTTGTTACGGTAAAACTTTAAATCCCCATAATCCAAATAAAACAGCAGGTGGAAGTAGTGGCGGTAGTGCAGCAGCAGTTGCAGCAGGAATTGCAGTTGCAGCATTAGGGACCGATACAGGCGGTTCAGTTAGACAACCGGCAGCTTATTGCGGATGCGTAGGAATGAAACCAACATACGGAAGAGTTTCAAGATACGGCGTAACAGCTTACTCTTCATCTTTGGATCAAGTTGGACCTATAACTCAAAATGTAGAAGATGCAGCAATTTTATATGATATTATTTCAGGGCATGACCCTCTGGACTCAACTTCTGCAAATGTAGATTATACTCCTGTTACTCCAAATTTAAATAGTGAAAGAAAATTAAAAATTGCAGTTATCGATAACTTCGTTGAACAAGCTAGTGATGAAATCAAACAAGGATTTGAAAAAGCCGTAAAAGCTCTTGAAGCTGCAGGACATGAAATAGTTCATAAAAATATGTTAGATACAGATAAGATTCTTTCATCTTATTATATAGTAGCAACTGCAGAAGCTAGTGCAAATCTTTCAAGATTCGATGGTGTAAGATATGGAAATAGAAAAGGTGAGGGTGGACTTAAAGATATGTATACTCAAACAAAATCTCAAGGTTTTGGGCAAGAGGTACAAAAAAGAATTTTGTTAGGTTCTTTTGTTTTAAGTTCAGGTTATTATGATGCTTATTATATAAAAGCTCAAAAAGTTAGACATTTGATAAAAGATGAATATGAAAATATATTTAAAGATGCGGATTTGATTCTTTCTCCTGTTGCACCGACAACTGCACCTGAGTTTGGAAGTTTTAAAACATCTTTGGAAATGTACTTAAGCGATATATACACAATTTCCGTAAATCTAGCTGGTCTGCCAGCAATATCTTTACCTGTTGACAAAAACAGCGAAGGTATGCCAATAGGTTTACAATTAATAGGAAGAGCTTATAATGAGCAAACTTTGTTTGATGGTGCTTTAGCTTTAGAAAAAGCGGTTAATTATAAATAATTTAATGATATACAAAAGGCAAGTTTATGAAAATTAGAAAAAAGGCATTGACGTTTGAAGATGTTTTATTAGTTCCTGCAAAATCTGAGGTTTTGCCAAGAGAGGTGAATTTAGAATCAAAATTAACAAAAAATATTACTCTTAATATTCCTTTTGTAAGTGCTGCTATGGATACTGTAACTGAGTATGAAGCTGCAATTGCAATGGCAAGACTTGGAGGCATTGGAATAATTCACAAAAACATGGACATAGAGTCTCAAGCTTTACAATGTAAAAAAGTAAAGAAAAGTGAATCAGGAATGATAATAGATCCTGTGACAATTAAAAAAAGCCAAACTCTGCAAGATGCAGAAGATATTATGGCTTCATATAAAATTTCAGGTGTTCCTGTTGTAGATGACAATCAAATACTTCTTGGAATCCTAACAAACAGAGATATGAGATTTACAAAAGATTATTCACTGCTTGTAGAAGAAAAAATGACTTCAATGCCGTTAATTACAGGTAAAGAAGGAACTACACTTGATGAAGCAGCAGATATTATGCATGCAAATAAAATTGAAAAATTACCGATAGTAGATAAAAATAACAGACTTATAGGTCTTATTACAATTAAAGATATTAATAAAAAAAGAGAATATCCAAATGCAAATAAAGATGAATTTGGAAGATTAAGAGTTGGAGCAGCAATCGGTGTAAACCAATTAGACAGAGCAAAAGCACTTGTAGAAGTTGGTGTTGATGTTCTAGTTTTAGACTCTGCACACGGACACTCAAAAGGTATTTTAGATACTGTTAAACTAATCAAAGCAGAACTTGACGTAGAAATTATTGCAGGAAATGTTGCAACAGCAGAAGCAACAGCAGATTTAATCAAAGCAGGAGCTGATGCGGTTAAAGTCGGTATCGGACCTGGAAGTATCTGTACTACAAGAGTTGTTGCAGGTGTAGGTGTTCCACAAATAAGTGCAATAGATGAGTGTTCGGCAGAAGCTGCTAAACATGATATTCCAGTAATTGCAGACGGTGGTATTAAATTTTCAGGTGATGTTGCAAAAGCTTTAGCAGTAGGAGCAAGTGCAGTTATGATGGGAAGTGCATTAGCAGGAACCGAAGAATCTCCCGGTGAAGTTATCTTAAGTCACGGAAGAAAATTTAAAACATACAGAGGAATGGGATCAATCGGAGCTATGACAAAAGGAAGTACAGACAGATATTTCCAAGAAGGAACAGCACCTGATAAATTAGTTCCTGAAGGAATTGAAGGAATAGTTCCTTACAGAGGAGCAATCGGAGATATCATCCACCAATTCGTCGGAGGACTTAGAAGTTCTATGGGATATTTAGGTTCTAAAGATATACCAACATTCCAAGAAAGAGCAGAATTTGTAGAGATAACAAGTGCAGGACTTAAAGAGAGTCATGTGCATGATGTTACTATTACTAATGAGGCGCCTAATTACCACATCTAAAAAGTGATGTTATAAACATCATCTTTTTAGCTTATTCTGCGTTAAAGATTGATTTTTTATTCTCACGTACTGCGTGTACGCTCCGAGAAAAAATCAATCTTCGCCTTGACTAAACTCAAAATCTAATATATCTAATATTACTTTTAAATACTTTTATTATCATCCCACTTATCAATTATATTTTTTATTCTTTCCATTTTAGCTTTCATTTCTTCATTTTCTGAACTAATAATGTTTATTGCTTCAATAATATTCTGATATGTTTTTTCAAAAGGTTTTTTACCATTAAATCTATTTATCCATCGTGCAAATTCAAAAGCTTCTTCAAAATATTGTGGTGATTTTTTCATAAATTTTATATGCTTTTCTAAATTAATTGAGTTTAAAATTTCTTCTTCTATACCCCATGAACTTTTTTCTTGTGGATTATGATAATTTTTAATAATTTCTTCTTCTGAAAGTCCATTTATATTTAAAGCCTCACTTCTTTTTTCTTCTACATATTTATTAAGATGGGGATTTTCATTTTGTATTTGTTGTATCATGCTATTATGCATATGTTTCTTTGCATCAAAACCATCTTTAAATATTTTATCAATATATTTTTTAGCACACTCATCTAATATATTCTTTATATTAAATTCACTTGAATATTTATCTAGCTCATTTAAATAGTATTTTAAGTTATCTAGTGAAATAACTTCTAATAAAATATCTTCATGTCCAATAATACATTCTTTTAAATCCTTGATATATTCTTCTTTAGTATAATTGACTTCAAAACTAAACTTATCAGGGATTTTATGAAGTTTATTCGCAATATCAAAATTACTTTTTTCAGCACTTAATTTTTGAGATAGCATTTCAAGGTTACTATGTAAATAATCCTTTTCTAATATATAGCCTTTTTTTAAAGAATCTATAATCAATGTTGAATCTATTTTTCCATACCAATTTATCAATTGAAAATTTTCTACTTCATAAGAATAAATCATTATATCTACAATTAATATTTGTTTTACTAGCTTAGAAATTTTTTTATTTTGAAAATATTGTAAAAATAATTCAAGGTTAGATATGTATTGTTTTAATAATCTTATGTTTTCAATTTCTAAATTATCAGCATTCTTTTTTATTTCATTTAGTATAAACTCATTGTCAAATATATCAATTTTATAAAGATTATTAAATTTCTCATCAAAATCATTAAAACTATACTCAAATTCAAAGTCAATAATTTTCTCTCTATAGTCTTCAAATATTTTTTCTAAATTTGTATTTGTTAATACATAATGTAATTTTTCATCATCTTTCATAATATTTTGATAATTATGTACATCTGATTTTTTCAGTTCATTGTTATTATTAATCATAAGAATTTTACAATTCTTTTGTTCTTTTAATTCAGAAATAAAACCTAATATATCTTTTATATTTAAACTAGCAGATAGACGTTCAAAATCATCAAAACAAATTAATACATTTTTAAAGTCTTTTTTTTCAACTAATGAAACTAAACTTCCTAATAAAGTTCCAGTAATACCAAAACTATTATCATCTTCTTTTAGACCAAATGTAGTTTTAATATTTTTAAGACTTCCAGATATAGAACCTAATACTTTATCTTTTATAGATATTTTTAAAATAATTTCTTTTTTAATTTCATCAAGTGAGTTTTTACCAAATAATGATATGTATGCATATTTTAATTCATTGTTGTTTTTCAGTTCATTATCAATTAAATCTTTCCAAAAGTGTGTTTTCCCAACTCCCCACTTTCCTTTTAAACTAACTACAATTCCTTCTTCTTTTTTTTTATTTATTAGTAGTTCTTTTAGTCTATCTTCTAATAGCTGTTTTTCAGTCTTTTGCATTTTTATAAGCCCTAATACTTTTAAAATATATTCTTTTATTCTTAGAAAATTAATCATTTTTTACTATAGCAAGTATTTGATAAAAATAATATATTAATAATAAATAAGTTGAGTTTTAGTTTAGAATTTTTATCTCAGAGGTTGAATCTCCACTTTTATAATAATTGTTGAGTATCACACTAATTAAAATAAAATGGTACTAAAAAATTCAAAGGTCATTATCCTCCTTTTCCACATTTGAGAAGCCGAGTGTTTACTT
It encodes the following:
- a CDS encoding P-loop NTPase fold protein; translated protein: MINFLRIKEYILKVLGLIKMQKTEKQLLEDRLKELLINKKKEEGIVVSLKGKWGVGKTHFWKDLIDNELKNNNELKYAYISLFGKNSLDEIKKEIILKISIKDKVLGSISGSLKNIKTTFGLKEDDNSFGITGTLLGSLVSLVEKKDFKNVLICFDDFERLSASLNIKDILGFISELKEQKNCKILMINNNNELKKSDVHNYQNIMKDDEKLHYVLTNTNLEKIFEDYREKIIDFEFEYSFNDFDEKFNNLYKIDIFDNEFILNEIKKNADNLEIENIRLLKQYISNLELFLQYFQNKKISKLVKQILIVDIMIYSYEVENFQLINWYGKIDSTLIIDSLKKGYILEKDYLHSNLEMLSQKLSAEKSNFDIANKLHKIPDKFSFEVNYTKEEYIKDLKECIIGHEDILLEVISLDNLKYYLNELDKYSSEFNIKNILDECAKKYIDKIFKDGFDAKKHMHNSMIQQIQNENPHLNKYVEEKRSEALNINGLSEEEIIKNYHNPQEKSSWGIEEEILNSINLEKHIKFMKKSPQYFEEAFEFARWINRFNGKKPFEKTYQNIIEAINIISSENEEMKAKMERIKNIIDKWDDNKSI
- the gatA gene encoding Asp-tRNA(Asn)/Glu-tRNA(Gln) amidotransferase subunit GatA, yielding MITLKEALTLNGEEIEKLREDLSSKIKESNIGAYVEQLTNKEVTTSSDGIPIAIKDIINVKNWNITCCSNILQGYVSPYDATVIKNLRNSGLSPFGRTNMDEFAMGSSTDSSCYGKTLNPHNPNKTAGGSSGGSAAAVAAGIAVAALGTDTGGSVRQPAAYCGCVGMKPTYGRVSRYGVTAYSSSLDQVGPITQNVEDAAILYDIISGHDPLDSTSANVDYTPVTPNLNSERKLKIAVIDNFVEQASDEIKQGFEKAVKALEAAGHEIVHKNMLDTDKILSSYYIVATAEASANLSRFDGVRYGNRKGEGGLKDMYTQTKSQGFGQEVQKRILLGSFVLSSGYYDAYYIKAQKVRHLIKDEYENIFKDADLILSPVAPTTAPEFGSFKTSLEMYLSDIYTISVNLAGLPAISLPVDKNSEGMPIGLQLIGRAYNEQTLFDGALALEKAVNYK
- the guaB gene encoding IMP dehydrogenase; amino-acid sequence: MKIRKKALTFEDVLLVPAKSEVLPREVNLESKLTKNITLNIPFVSAAMDTVTEYEAAIAMARLGGIGIIHKNMDIESQALQCKKVKKSESGMIIDPVTIKKSQTLQDAEDIMASYKISGVPVVDDNQILLGILTNRDMRFTKDYSLLVEEKMTSMPLITGKEGTTLDEAADIMHANKIEKLPIVDKNNRLIGLITIKDINKKREYPNANKDEFGRLRVGAAIGVNQLDRAKALVEVGVDVLVLDSAHGHSKGILDTVKLIKAELDVEIIAGNVATAEATADLIKAGADAVKVGIGPGSICTTRVVAGVGVPQISAIDECSAEAAKHDIPVIADGGIKFSGDVAKALAVGASAVMMGSALAGTEESPGEVILSHGRKFKTYRGMGSIGAMTKGSTDRYFQEGTAPDKLVPEGIEGIVPYRGAIGDIIHQFVGGLRSSMGYLGSKDIPTFQERAEFVEITSAGLKESHVHDVTITNEAPNYHI